The Leptospira sp. WS39.C2 genome contains a region encoding:
- a CDS encoding glutamyl-tRNA reductase yields MWSNLILLHSTDPITKTLDDSRLEVWKTCQRTLVFTDKRIFPMEEGKERLFDGWEVFHGFDAYRFLLEVVSGLRSKLFGESEIQAQFRDRFREENTCGSNFATSLLRLRDQILEQTKQIRSKYLTGIGRQTYGSVCESYLHNHKEVTLLGTGKLVDSILPYLISKHKQVRVIGRNQNRLDELSQLYPITTYHWEDYKPGKEAIVIASSFLPYNWNEMIQNSSLILDFREHTEGSHGYNHYIPLSQILNDLQETDEQIQNVKMDLQYFLTELTREREEEQIHILNGWEDLLV; encoded by the coding sequence ATGTGGTCAAACCTGATTCTACTCCATTCAACTGATCCCATCACCAAAACTTTAGACGATTCTCGTTTAGAGGTTTGGAAGACTTGTCAGAGGACACTTGTTTTCACTGACAAAAGGATCTTTCCAATGGAAGAAGGAAAAGAAAGATTATTTGATGGTTGGGAAGTCTTCCATGGATTTGATGCCTACCGATTTTTATTAGAAGTGGTCTCGGGTTTACGTTCAAAACTCTTCGGTGAATCCGAAATCCAAGCCCAATTCCGCGACCGATTCCGTGAAGAAAACACTTGTGGATCAAACTTTGCCACCTCCTTACTTCGTTTGCGAGACCAAATTTTAGAACAAACTAAACAAATCAGATCCAAGTATTTAACAGGGATTGGTAGGCAAACGTATGGAAGTGTTTGTGAATCTTATTTGCATAACCACAAAGAAGTCACTCTACTTGGAACTGGAAAACTTGTAGATTCCATTTTACCATATTTAATTTCCAAACATAAACAAGTTCGTGTGATCGGCAGAAACCAAAATCGATTGGATGAACTTAGTCAATTGTATCCTATCACCACTTACCACTGGGAAGACTACAAACCAGGTAAGGAAGCCATTGTCATTGCTTCTAGTTTTTTACCATATAACTGGAATGAGATGATCCAAAATTCTTCCCTCATTCTCGATTTTAGAGAACATACTGAAGGCAGTCATGGATACAATCATTATATCCCTCTTTCTCAAATCCTAAATGACCTACAAGAAACTGACGAACAAATCCAAAATGTAAAAATGGATTTACAATACTTTCTTACAGAACTCACAAGGGAACGGGAGGAAGAACAAATACATATCTTAAATGGATGGGAAGATTTACTTGTCTAA
- a CDS encoding glutamate-1-semialdehyde 2,1-aminomutase, with amino-acid sequence MNSEGLFQRSKQVVPGGVHSPVRSFASVGGTPIFFSEANGAYLTSVEGIQYLDYCLSFGPLLFGHRHPEIQEVVEDTVRKAWSFGACEPYSLELAEFITERIPWVEKIRFVNSGTEAVMSALRVARAATGRNKILKFDGCYHGHLDQLLVKSGSGLAGLSSSDSQGIGPEIIQNTLVLPLEDETKLEELFQREGSNIACLAIEPLPANYGLLPQRIEFLKKCRELTTKYGVLLLFDEVISGFRVSFQGMAGITGIVPDLVCYGKIIGGGFPVGAYAGKRELMDLVAPSGPVYQAGTLSANPIGMRAGLKTLTKAWKENPYPSLEITTKQLTDGILKILADYGDPNWEAVTFGSLFWLKGKTENPVRTIAEIPNTHKSNFATLFHKLLKQGVYLAPSGYEVGFLSTVHTKEIIDLTLEKTKQALQGSK; translated from the coding sequence ATGAATTCAGAAGGCCTATTCCAAAGGTCCAAACAAGTTGTTCCTGGTGGCGTTCATAGCCCTGTTCGCTCTTTTGCTTCTGTCGGTGGCACACCCATTTTTTTTTCGGAAGCAAACGGCGCCTATCTCACGTCAGTCGAAGGAATTCAATACTTAGATTATTGTTTGAGTTTTGGCCCGCTATTATTTGGCCATCGTCACCCAGAGATCCAAGAAGTGGTAGAAGATACCGTTAGAAAAGCTTGGTCCTTTGGTGCATGTGAACCTTATTCCTTGGAACTTGCGGAATTCATCACTGAAAGGATTCCTTGGGTAGAAAAAATTCGATTCGTGAACTCTGGCACAGAGGCTGTCATGAGTGCACTTCGAGTGGCAAGAGCCGCTACTGGCCGAAATAAAATTTTAAAATTTGATGGTTGTTACCATGGCCACCTCGACCAACTTCTCGTAAAATCAGGTTCGGGCCTAGCAGGTCTTAGTTCAAGTGATAGCCAAGGAATTGGACCTGAGATCATTCAAAATACACTTGTCCTTCCTTTAGAAGATGAAACCAAGTTAGAAGAATTATTCCAAAGAGAAGGATCAAATATTGCTTGTTTGGCGATTGAACCACTTCCTGCGAATTATGGCCTACTCCCACAAAGAATTGAATTTTTAAAAAAATGCCGTGAGTTAACAACAAAGTATGGAGTGCTTTTATTATTTGACGAAGTGATCTCCGGTTTTCGTGTTTCCTTCCAAGGTATGGCGGGAATCACAGGCATAGTCCCTGACCTAGTATGTTATGGAAAAATCATTGGTGGTGGATTTCCTGTGGGAGCGTATGCAGGAAAAAGAGAACTTATGGATCTTGTTGCACCAAGTGGACCAGTTTACCAAGCAGGAACATTGTCAGCCAATCCCATTGGTATGCGGGCAGGCCTAAAAACCCTAACCAAAGCATGGAAAGAAAATCCATACCCAAGTTTGGAAATAACCACAAAACAACTAACAGATGGAATTTTAAAAATTTTAGCCGATTACGGCGATCCTAATTGGGAAGCAGTAACTTTCGGAAGTTTATTCTGGCTCAAAGGCAAAACGGAAAATCCTGTCAGGACGATCGCAGAGATTCCAAATACTCACAAATCCAATTTTGCTACCCTGTTTCATAAACTTTTAAAACAAGGTGTGTATCTTGCACCAAGTGGATATGAAGTAGGTTTTTTATCCACTGTCCACACGAAAGAGATCATCGATCTCACACTTGAAAAAACCAAACAAGCATTACAGGGCTCGAAATGA
- the cobA gene encoding uroporphyrinogen-III C-methyltransferase, which produces MSSNKTEQGFVSFVSGGPGPIDLLTLRGKSRIESADAILYDALLDPSFLEIFPESAQILYVGKRAKEHYRTQDEINSLLVNLAKEGKKVVRLKGGDASIFGRLSEEIQSLKEVSIPFEVIPGVSSVTSGAAEMGISLTVRGVARQIIILDGHTILEEERSWIGMENFPGTIVILMGSQKTKELAERLIKKGILPTTPIVLLENAGSPNATYSASTLAKTMLDGIEKKTKGPGILYVGEVVRPFLQKETSLQKLNFHPSTFLDSFE; this is translated from the coding sequence ATGTCCTCCAATAAGACAGAACAAGGATTTGTGAGTTTTGTGAGTGGTGGCCCAGGTCCCATTGACCTTTTGACCCTCCGTGGCAAATCTCGGATCGAATCTGCAGATGCCATTCTTTACGACGCTTTGCTCGATCCTAGTTTTTTAGAAATTTTCCCTGAGTCAGCCCAAATCCTCTATGTGGGCAAACGGGCAAAAGAACACTACCGCACTCAAGACGAGATCAACTCTCTACTTGTCAATTTGGCAAAAGAAGGGAAAAAAGTGGTCCGACTGAAAGGGGGAGATGCCTCCATTTTTGGAAGGTTGTCAGAAGAAATCCAAAGTTTAAAGGAAGTTTCCATTCCCTTTGAAGTGATCCCCGGTGTGAGTTCTGTAACTTCAGGTGCCGCTGAAATGGGAATTTCTCTCACCGTGCGAGGTGTAGCCCGCCAAATCATTATCCTTGATGGACATACAATTTTAGAAGAAGAAAGAAGTTGGATTGGAATGGAGAATTTCCCTGGCACCATCGTCATCCTGATGGGAAGCCAAAAAACAAAGGAACTTGCAGAACGTCTCATTAAAAAAGGAATCCTTCCGACAACTCCTATTGTCCTATTAGAAAATGCAGGGAGTCCTAACGCCACTTATTCTGCATCCACTCTCGCAAAAACGATGTTAGATGGAATCGAAAAAAAAACAAAAGGCCCTGGCATCTTATATGTAGGTGAAGTGGTTCGTCCTTTTTTACAAAAAGAAACATCCTTACAAAAATTGAATTTCCATCCTTCCACATTTTTGGACTCATTCGAATGA
- a CDS encoding NADPH-dependent assimilatory sulfite reductase hemoprotein subunit — MAETKKETLAEKVKRLSRGLRGTLTDSLKDEHTGSLRSDDQLLLKFHGMYQQDDRDRRDERALKKLERLYSFMIRLRIPGGMIGPVHWEALHNVAGENSTGTIKITTRQTVQLHGILKSKIKPTIKAFDSVFLDSIAACGDVNRNVTCTSNPAASPLHKEVFGYAGEISRSLLPKTRAYYEIWLDENLLAEKEEPEDPLYKDVYLPRKFKIAIAIPPYNDVDLFTNDIGLIAIIENGQLLGFNIAVGGGLGTTHGNPDTYPRVGTVFGFIPKKDILKVVYEIVTVQRDFGNREDRKLSRLKYTLDRLGVEFYKREVEKRAGISFEPAKDFQFTQRSDDFGWKQDAAGNWHYTVFVENGRVCDEHGYNLKTALLEVSKTRRATFRFTCNQNLILSDIFPKDKDLIESILVKFGVHRKTGEVSPIRKNSIACVALNTCSLALAEAQRYLPSLIDKIEPILSKHGLAEEPISIRMTGCPNGCARPYISEIGLVGTSYGKYNLHLGADAEGYRLNQKYKEDLDESAILQELDELFGKFAKERNGSESFGDYTNRIGILK; from the coding sequence ATGGCAGAAACTAAAAAAGAAACACTCGCAGAAAAAGTAAAAAGACTGAGTCGTGGCCTTCGGGGAACACTTACAGATAGTTTGAAGGATGAACATACTGGTTCATTACGTTCTGATGACCAATTATTATTAAAATTTCATGGTATGTACCAACAAGATGACAGGGACAGAAGGGACGAACGAGCGTTAAAGAAACTAGAACGATTGTATTCCTTTATGATCCGTTTAAGGATACCTGGTGGTATGATTGGGCCAGTCCATTGGGAAGCACTGCATAATGTTGCAGGTGAAAATTCCACTGGTACAATCAAAATCACAACAAGACAAACTGTCCAACTCCATGGAATTTTAAAATCCAAAATCAAACCAACAATCAAAGCCTTTGATTCTGTGTTTTTGGATTCCATTGCTGCCTGCGGAGATGTGAATCGTAACGTCACTTGTACTTCCAATCCAGCTGCGAGTCCTTTACACAAAGAAGTGTTTGGGTATGCAGGTGAGATCAGTCGTTCTTTACTCCCAAAAACCAGAGCTTATTACGAAATATGGTTAGATGAAAATCTTTTGGCTGAAAAAGAAGAACCAGAAGATCCTTTGTATAAAGATGTTTATCTCCCTCGTAAGTTTAAAATTGCAATTGCAATCCCACCATATAACGATGTAGATCTTTTTACAAATGACATTGGACTTATTGCCATCATTGAAAATGGACAATTATTAGGATTTAATATTGCTGTGGGAGGAGGACTTGGAACCACTCATGGAAATCCAGATACTTACCCACGAGTGGGAACCGTTTTTGGTTTTATTCCCAAAAAAGACATCTTAAAAGTTGTTTATGAGATTGTGACTGTGCAAAGAGATTTTGGAAATCGTGAGGACAGAAAACTATCTCGTTTGAAATATACCTTGGACCGGTTAGGTGTTGAATTTTACAAACGAGAAGTGGAAAAACGTGCAGGAATCAGTTTTGAACCGGCAAAGGATTTCCAATTCACTCAGAGATCAGATGATTTTGGTTGGAAACAAGATGCAGCGGGTAACTGGCATTATACTGTTTTTGTGGAAAATGGCCGAGTGTGTGATGAACATGGTTATAATTTAAAAACAGCCCTTCTTGAAGTTTCTAAAACTAGACGTGCTACATTTCGCTTCACATGTAACCAAAACTTGATTTTATCTGATATTTTTCCGAAAGATAAAGATCTCATTGAATCTATTTTAGTGAAGTTTGGTGTTCATAGAAAAACGGGGGAAGTTTCTCCTATTCGAAAAAATTCAATTGCTTGCGTGGCATTGAACACTTGTTCGCTTGCACTTGCTGAAGCACAAAGGTATTTGCCAAGTCTTATCGATAAAATTGAACCAATCCTTTCTAAACATGGTTTGGCAGAAGAACCTATCTCCATCCGAATGACAGGTTGCCCGAATGGTTGTGCAAGGCCTTATATTTCCGAGATTGGCCTTGTGGGAACATCTTACGGGAAATACAATCTTCATTTGGGGGCAGATGCGGAAGGGTATCGACTCAATCAAAAATACAAGGAAGACTTGGATGAGTCGGCCATCTTACAAGAATTAGATGAACTTTTTGGTAAATTTGCTAAAGAAAGAAATGGGAGCGAGTCCTTTGGCGATTATACCAATCGAATCGGTATTTTGAAGTAA
- a CDS encoding sulfite reductase flavoprotein subunit alpha, with translation MLSDDKRNRFLQLLKESTKDEWVWMSGYLSALTQASIGGSVDVSLSPPVSISSNDPSHGNLKAAPIQCSVVYGTETGNSKKLGTELIKKLKELGVQAKLKSTDTYKAKDLKEEEYLFVIVSTHGDGEPPQAAKPFIQILSETKDSLSKVKFAVLGLGDTSYPLFCQTGIDVDSMLQKLGAERIHELGKCDVDFEIVSKPWMAELISKLNTISKTATTQVSKGQQPTATKPSSGGKVVYEGTVVTNLVLNDIGSSKSTRHIEIKSSQPIDYLPGDSAGFLAYNREEEVNRILGLLQTDRETRVTYKGETWMLFDLLRKKVSIRFLPDRVIQKYVTLSKKEIPSGKLDLDVLLTLYPPETKLEVQSFVDILEPIVPRYYSIASSPSAHGEEEVHLTVAEVEIETFTGLKTGFCSGFLATLQEGDTVPFFIQRNNSFRLPSPDTDIIMIGPGTGIAPFRSFLFEREQSGGNGKNWLFFGERNFVSDFYYQTELLELMDTGVLHKLNTAFSRDTKQKVYVQDRMGENALELLKWIENGAIIYLCGSKDPMSKDVDRKLIEILTERTFDTGKDASDYLKELEESGRYIKDVY, from the coding sequence ATGTTATCCGATGACAAGCGCAATCGATTTTTACAATTACTAAAAGAATCCACGAAAGATGAATGGGTGTGGATGTCGGGATACCTTTCTGCCCTCACCCAAGCGAGCATTGGGGGGAGTGTGGATGTATCCTTGAGCCCACCTGTGAGTATCTCCTCGAATGATCCTTCTCATGGGAATTTAAAAGCCGCTCCGATCCAATGCAGTGTTGTATATGGGACTGAGACTGGGAATTCCAAAAAACTGGGAACCGAACTGATCAAAAAACTAAAAGAGCTAGGTGTCCAAGCAAAATTAAAAAGTACAGATACTTACAAAGCAAAAGACTTAAAAGAAGAAGAGTATTTGTTCGTCATTGTTTCCACACATGGGGACGGCGAACCTCCGCAAGCAGCAAAACCATTCATCCAAATTTTATCAGAAACAAAAGATTCCTTATCCAAAGTTAAATTTGCTGTCCTCGGGCTTGGTGATACAAGTTATCCTCTTTTTTGCCAAACGGGGATTGATGTTGATTCTATGCTCCAAAAACTCGGTGCAGAACGAATCCATGAATTGGGAAAATGTGATGTGGATTTTGAAATTGTATCCAAACCTTGGATGGCTGAACTCATTTCAAAATTAAATACAATATCAAAAACTGCGACAACACAAGTATCAAAAGGACAACAACCTACTGCGACAAAACCAAGTTCTGGTGGTAAGGTAGTGTATGAAGGAACAGTTGTCACAAATCTCGTGTTAAACGATATAGGTTCCTCTAAATCTACAAGGCATATTGAAATCAAATCTTCTCAACCAATAGACTATTTACCAGGTGATAGCGCTGGATTTTTAGCATACAACCGTGAAGAAGAAGTGAATCGTATTTTGGGTTTGTTACAAACAGACAGAGAGACAAGGGTCACTTACAAAGGTGAAACTTGGATGTTGTTTGATTTGTTGCGGAAAAAAGTTTCCATTCGTTTTTTACCTGACCGTGTGATCCAAAAATACGTGACTCTTTCCAAAAAAGAAATCCCTTCAGGCAAATTGGACTTGGATGTTTTGTTAACGCTTTACCCTCCAGAAACAAAACTGGAAGTTCAATCCTTTGTTGATATATTGGAGCCAATTGTTCCTCGTTATTATTCCATTGCCTCAAGCCCTTCCGCTCATGGAGAAGAAGAAGTCCACCTAACGGTTGCTGAGGTGGAAATCGAAACATTTACTGGTTTAAAAACAGGTTTTTGTTCTGGGTTTTTAGCTACTTTGCAAGAAGGTGATACAGTTCCTTTTTTCATCCAAAGGAACAATTCCTTTCGATTGCCGAGTCCTGATACCGATATCATCATGATTGGACCAGGAACAGGCATTGCCCCGTTTCGTAGTTTTTTATTCGAAAGGGAACAGTCTGGTGGAAATGGGAAAAATTGGTTATTCTTTGGAGAAAGAAACTTTGTCTCCGATTTTTATTACCAAACAGAATTATTGGAATTAATGGATACAGGCGTATTACATAAATTGAATACAGCATTTTCCCGTGACACCAAACAAAAAGTATATGTGCAAGACCGTATGGGTGAAAATGCTTTAGAACTTTTGAAGTGGATTGAAAACGGTGCCATCATTTACCTTTGTGGGTCCAAAGATCCTATGAGTAAGGATGTTGATCGCAAATTAATTGAAATACTAACAGAAAGAACTTTTGACACTGGAAAAGATGCTTCTGATTACTTAAAAGAATTAGAAGAGTCTGGCCGTTACATCAAGGACGTTTACTGA
- the hemB gene encoding porphobilinogen synthase, protein MKKHTLRLRSNKFLRHLSESGSLNANKMIQPLFLVEGLTEKEPIKGLPDVYRETNKSIYTQIESDLKAGVSQFLLFMVPSAKSDTSFSKEFYQSNISEIKKTFPEMFLWLDTCICSVTTTGHCCHFHPQGTIDLNLTLHRLSELALIYADAGADGIAPSDMMDGRVASHRKILDENNHSHVPIMSYSTKFKSHFYGPFRGAADSSPQFGDRSGYQLDVRDRDTAIHTSIRDKEEGADLLMVKPGMTAIDLIGPIKEKTGLPTGAYQVSGEYASLVYLAKEGFLEFEDGLRETWDVFRRAGSSFLITYGARIAQRMYS, encoded by the coding sequence ATGAAAAAACACACTCTTCGTTTACGTTCAAACAAATTCCTTCGCCATTTAAGTGAGTCAGGTTCTTTAAATGCAAACAAAATGATCCAACCTCTTTTTTTAGTGGAAGGGCTTACTGAAAAAGAACCTATCAAAGGTTTGCCGGATGTGTATCGGGAAACAAACAAATCGATTTACACACAAATCGAATCTGATTTAAAAGCAGGTGTTTCCCAATTTTTACTTTTTATGGTGCCTAGTGCTAAATCGGACACCAGTTTTTCCAAAGAGTTTTACCAATCCAATATCAGTGAGATCAAAAAAACGTTTCCGGAAATGTTTTTATGGTTAGATACTTGTATCTGTTCCGTGACTACTACGGGTCATTGTTGCCATTTCCATCCTCAAGGAACCATAGATTTAAACCTAACCTTACATCGATTATCTGAACTTGCTTTGATTTATGCAGATGCAGGTGCTGACGGAATTGCACCGAGTGATATGATGGATGGAAGGGTGGCTTCTCACAGAAAGATTCTAGATGAAAACAACCATTCCCATGTTCCGATAATGAGTTATTCCACTAAATTTAAGAGTCATTTTTATGGCCCCTTCCGAGGAGCAGCTGATTCCTCACCACAGTTTGGCGACAGAAGTGGATACCAATTGGATGTTAGAGATAGAGATACTGCCATCCACACATCCATTCGCGATAAAGAAGAAGGTGCAGATTTACTTATGGTAAAACCAGGTATGACTGCCATTGATTTGATTGGTCCCATCAAAGAAAAAACAGGACTTCCAACAGGTGCCTACCAAGTGAGTGGAGAGTATGCTAGTTTAGTATACTTAGCAAAAGAAGGATTTTTAGAATTTGAAGATGGACTAAGAGAAACTTGGGATGTTTTCCGGAGGGCTGGTTCCTCCTTTCTCATCACTTACGGTGCAAGGATTGCACAAAGGATGTATTCATGA
- a CDS encoding bifunctional precorrin-2 dehydrogenase/sirohydrochlorin ferrochelatase — MSFKKYPIFLNLEERKILIVGGGNACLEKLLGLEHTGANIQIISLTYSEEVLDFLKKYPNIRTETRAVTEEDLNNRDIIFLATSDPITNKEYRSLAKNKGILVNSVDDPKNCDFYSSSTVTVGPIQFAISTDGMFAGVSSTLRKLFEEVLPEEDHELLETIFVMRRNLKELLPNQEKRRTVLKEIIQKLNSEYFHKP, encoded by the coding sequence ATGAGTTTCAAAAAGTATCCGATTTTTCTAAATTTAGAAGAGAGGAAAATTCTCATCGTAGGTGGAGGGAATGCTTGTTTGGAAAAATTACTAGGACTTGAACATACTGGAGCAAATATTCAAATCATCTCTCTTACTTATAGTGAAGAAGTGTTGGATTTTTTAAAAAAATACCCAAACATCAGAACAGAAACGAGAGCCGTTACAGAAGAAGATCTAAATAATAGAGATATTATTTTTTTAGCAACAAGTGATCCAATTACAAACAAAGAATATCGTTCCCTTGCCAAAAATAAAGGGATATTGGTGAATTCAGTGGATGATCCAAAAAATTGTGATTTTTATTCATCTTCCACAGTAACTGTTGGCCCAATTCAATTTGCCATTTCCACCGATGGGATGTTTGCTGGTGTGTCTTCCACCTTACGAAAACTTTTTGAAGAAGTTTTACCAGAAGAAGACCACGAATTATTAGAAACCATTTTTGTCATGAGAAGGAATCTAAAGGAACTTCTTCCAAACCAAGAAAAAAGACGAACCGTCTTAAAAGAAATCATCCAAAAATTAAATTCGGAATACTTTCATAAACCGTAA
- the msrB gene encoding peptide-methionine (R)-S-oxide reductase MsrB: MENKNWKETLTPLQYQVTREKGTERPFTGEYYAHKEKGTYLCVCCGETLFSSDSKYDSGSGWPSYYEPVRAEVIATETDKTHGMVRTEIMCQNCGAHLGHVFPDGPKPTGLRYCVNSASLKFQKGE; encoded by the coding sequence ATGGAAAACAAAAACTGGAAAGAAACACTCACACCCTTACAATACCAAGTGACAAGGGAAAAGGGCACCGAACGGCCGTTTACTGGTGAATACTATGCACATAAAGAAAAGGGAACGTATTTATGTGTCTGTTGTGGGGAAACCTTGTTTTCTTCTGATTCTAAATACGATTCAGGCAGTGGTTGGCCTAGTTATTACGAACCAGTCCGTGCGGAAGTGATTGCTACTGAAACCGACAAAACTCATGGAATGGTGAGGACAGAAATCATGTGTCAAAATTGCGGAGCACACTTGGGGCATGTTTTTCCAGATGGTCCGAAACCAACAGGGCTTCGGTATTGTGTAAACTCTGCTTCTCTTAAATTCCAAAAAGGAGAATAA
- a CDS encoding hydroxymethylbilane synthase, with translation MSKPIKIGGRSSLLSRIQVHTVTYALKEKNKDLQFDTVFRESTGDKDLTTPLWQFAGQGIFTKDLQEDLLNHKIDIVVHSFKDMDLKERKDTTLIPILPREDIRDVLLFKKNKWINLPNEITILTSSPRREYHIKEFLKNYFPSPISQFEVKIESVRGNIQTRLRKYLDHESGGILVAKAALDRILNFEDKENLLPELKEIKQLIRDTLNVSLFMVLPSSIFPSAPAQGALCAEIRKEDKHLELLLQNISDPESKLTSEEERKILSQYGGGCHQKIGISVLQRDYGKITFVRGITEDGKILHTKELSESPNLIFSKEEVWPPNAKMAARQRERLTYSIPKDVDVFVSRGYAFPLDLSVNPSNQILWSAGLSTWKDLALRGFWVNGTCDGLGESEPPEIESILGRKTKFVKLTHVDSDKHSSVYPVIPTYFVSAPEIPIPFDPSKVKAAYWRSGSEFDIVTKRFPDLLNVIHFVGPGSTFRKIKHALGEEGSKNKIFVSLSFESWVERYIKP, from the coding sequence TTGTCTAAACCAATCAAAATCGGAGGAAGGTCCTCCCTACTTTCTCGCATTCAAGTCCACACTGTCACCTATGCTCTTAAAGAAAAAAACAAAGACTTACAATTTGATACAGTCTTTCGTGAATCCACTGGCGATAAAGACTTAACGACTCCCCTTTGGCAATTTGCCGGGCAAGGAATCTTTACAAAGGATTTGCAAGAAGATTTACTCAACCACAAAATTGATATCGTTGTACATTCTTTTAAGGATATGGATCTTAAGGAAAGAAAAGATACAACTCTGATACCGATTTTACCAAGAGAAGATATAAGGGATGTACTTCTCTTCAAAAAAAACAAATGGATCAATCTTCCGAATGAAATAACGATTTTGACTTCTTCTCCAAGAAGAGAATATCATATTAAAGAATTTTTAAAGAACTACTTTCCTTCACCCATTAGTCAATTCGAAGTCAAAATTGAATCGGTTCGTGGGAATATACAAACAAGGCTTAGAAAGTATTTAGACCATGAATCTGGTGGGATATTGGTTGCAAAAGCGGCCTTAGACCGAATTTTAAACTTTGAAGACAAAGAAAACCTTTTACCAGAACTAAAAGAGATCAAACAACTGATTAGAGATACATTAAACGTATCTCTTTTTATGGTTTTACCATCTTCCATTTTTCCAAGTGCTCCCGCACAAGGTGCGTTATGTGCTGAAATAAGAAAAGAAGACAAACACTTAGAATTGCTTTTACAAAATATTTCTGATCCCGAATCAAAACTCACTTCAGAAGAAGAGAGAAAAATTTTGTCTCAATATGGTGGAGGTTGCCATCAAAAAATTGGGATTTCAGTCTTACAAAGGGATTATGGGAAAATTACCTTCGTACGTGGGATCACTGAAGATGGAAAAATCCTTCATACAAAAGAACTTTCAGAAAGTCCAAATCTTATTTTCTCAAAAGAGGAAGTTTGGCCACCTAATGCTAAAATGGCGGCAAGACAAAGGGAAAGGCTTACCTATTCTATCCCCAAGGATGTGGATGTATTTGTTTCTCGCGGTTATGCATTCCCTTTAGATTTGTCTGTAAACCCAAGTAACCAAATCCTATGGTCCGCTGGCCTTTCTACGTGGAAGGATCTTGCACTCAGAGGGTTTTGGGTGAATGGTACTTGTGATGGTCTAGGTGAAAGTGAACCACCTGAAATCGAATCCATCTTAGGCAGAAAAACAAAGTTTGTAAAACTCACACATGTGGATTCGGATAAACATTCCAGTGTTTATCCAGTGATCCCAACATACTTTGTCTCTGCTCCCGAAATTCCCATCCCTTTTGATCCATCGAAAGTCAAAGCAGCTTACTGGAGGAGTGGATCTGAATTTGACATAGTCACAAAACGATTCCCTGATCTTCTAAATGTCATTCATTTTGTTGGACCTGGTTCCACATTTCGCAAAATTAAACATGCGCTAGGTGAAGAAGGATCTAAAAACAAAATTTTTGTATCATTATCTTTTGAATCTTGGGTGGAAAGGTATATCAAACCATGA